One part of the Flavobacterium johnsoniae UW101 genome encodes these proteins:
- a CDS encoding PorP/SprF family type IX secretion system membrane protein, with protein sequence MKKILLFITLFCGFSCLLYSQEKNENGVVSFSMPIRNSLKFNRYLINPTFSFVRESNPYASFYNKRQWVQFENAPQTYLANYSGRFRENEAFAVGLFQQNYGLMTVFGGVVNFAHNIVLQEDSNLTFGLNVGAYQSGLNKGKIVTDDMDILNGDYPSNMLLTVNPGINYGTTFLDFGLSVNNLILYNFGSGMVKEDPERAIQLHAMYTGYIDTYGFFDRSKFSGIIRTELKKDKTVISGLAMLALKQGVWAQAGYNTLYGVSAGLGINLSPSIAIEYNYERGMGNFTNMGGSHEFAIAYRFKNRNYYYGDDDEGSIIDPSRPKPVPAKPKSAATQVNRADIAEKNKLAAEAKAKADAEAKQVRLAAAEKAKADAEAAAKAKLEADNKAKADAEALKIKLAADAKAKADAAAAARANVVAEQKAQAQLAADKAKADAETRRLKLAADNKAKADAAAAAKAKAATTTPAAATQKTQAQLAADKAKADAEARRLKLEADAKAKADAEAEAKAKAAVTTPAAPQQTPAQLAADKAKADAEARRIKLEAEAKAKADADAAKVKAVTTTSVQQRTQAQLAAEKAKADAEAATKARLATAEKTRADAEAARQARLAAAEKAKADAEAARAKLVADAKAKADAAEAKRKADAKAKAEAADMESILAADAKAKADSDALQARLAADAKAKTAAEAKTKASIDAANRAKLAADAKAKAAEEAALKEKLAAEAKAKADAEARQAIIAAEAKAKADAEALKIKQAEEAKAKAAAEAQAKLDAEAKAKADAEALQAKLAADAKAKADAEALKIKQAAEAKVKAEEEARQAKLAAEAKAKADAEALQAKLAADAKAKADAEALQAKQATEAKVKAEEEARQAKLAAEAKAKADAEALQAKLAADAKAKADAEALQAKQAAEAKVKADEEARQAKLAADAKAKADAEALQAKLAADAKAKADMEAAQAKLLADARVKADAEATAKAKAEAEAKKLREEEEARQAKLEADAKAKADAEALQAKQAAEAKAKADEEARQAKLAADAKAKADAEALQAKLAADAKAKADAEALQARQAAEAKAKADEEARQAKLAADAKAKADAEALQAKLAADAKAKADAEALQARQAAEAKAKADEEARQAKLAADAKAKADAEALQAKLAADAKAKADAEALQAKQAAEAKAKADEEARQAKLAADAKAKADAEALQAKLAADAKAKADAEALQAKQAAEAKAKADAEALQAKLAADAKAKADMEAAQAKLLADAKAKADAEATERLRAEEETRQLKEEEERQARLAAEKAKADAEAAARAAAAKDETAKAIENLTQSIEGTSKTQNDLLDQFKATVANKQKDLNDLKEENDLSEKGIYREPKPFKSVAAENSQLEALKAQLADASRIQKDEIAKLTNLYNERLKKVPNKNDALNKAYLEKINQLKAAQLKMEMEGAALLADLERIKTETEIEKKRRIKRAAYENDEGRYAQDVAALKRIKETTKVSSTPLTASDFDFGEDQSNMQIIKNIKNSESGFYMILAVHNSVEKRDQFLTKAVAAGLTDINFFYNVTTSKYYIYYEKFDGLQEATKALEAKGSKPYNGKMAIVKVEN encoded by the coding sequence ATGAAGAAAATTTTACTATTCATAACTTTATTCTGCGGTTTTTCATGTTTACTCTATTCTCAGGAAAAAAATGAGAATGGAGTTGTTTCGTTTTCAATGCCTATTAGAAATTCATTAAAGTTCAATAGATATTTAATTAACCCGACTTTTAGTTTTGTACGTGAATCAAACCCTTACGCAAGTTTTTATAATAAAAGACAATGGGTGCAGTTTGAAAATGCTCCACAGACGTATTTAGCAAATTATTCAGGAAGATTTAGAGAAAATGAAGCATTTGCAGTTGGTTTATTTCAACAGAATTATGGTTTAATGACCGTTTTTGGCGGGGTTGTCAACTTTGCACATAACATCGTTTTACAAGAAGACAGTAATTTGACTTTTGGTTTAAACGTTGGAGCTTACCAAAGCGGGCTTAATAAAGGAAAAATCGTAACAGACGATATGGATATTTTAAATGGAGATTATCCATCAAATATGCTGCTTACTGTTAATCCTGGTATTAATTACGGAACTACATTTCTTGATTTTGGATTATCGGTTAACAACTTAATCCTTTACAATTTTGGGTCAGGAATGGTAAAAGAAGATCCGGAAAGAGCGATTCAATTACACGCCATGTATACAGGTTATATTGATACATATGGTTTTTTTGACAGAAGTAAATTTTCTGGAATAATTAGAACAGAACTTAAAAAAGATAAAACAGTTATTTCAGGGCTTGCAATGCTGGCTCTTAAACAAGGAGTCTGGGCGCAGGCAGGTTACAATACTCTATACGGAGTTTCAGCAGGTTTAGGTATTAATCTTTCTCCTAGCATTGCTATCGAATACAATTATGAAAGAGGAATGGGCAATTTTACAAATATGGGAGGTTCTCATGAATTTGCAATTGCTTACAGATTTAAAAACAGAAATTACTATTACGGAGATGACGATGAAGGTTCTATAATCGATCCATCAAGACCAAAACCGGTGCCAGCAAAACCAAAATCAGCAGCAACGCAGGTTAATAGAGCTGATATCGCTGAAAAGAACAAACTTGCAGCTGAAGCAAAAGCAAAAGCTGATGCTGAAGCAAAACAAGTAAGACTTGCAGCCGCAGAAAAAGCTAAAGCAGATGCTGAGGCCGCTGCGAAAGCAAAACTAGAAGCAGACAATAAAGCTAAAGCTGATGCTGAAGCTCTTAAAATAAAATTAGCGGCAGATGCAAAAGCAAAAGCCGATGCAGCAGCGGCAGCACGTGCTAATGTTGTTGCAGAACAAAAAGCACAAGCACAATTAGCTGCAGATAAAGCTAAAGCAGACGCTGAAACAAGAAGATTAAAATTAGCGGCAGACAATAAAGCTAAAGCTGATGCGGCTGCAGCAGCTAAAGCAAAAGCAGCAACAACAACGCCGGCAGCAGCAACACAGAAAACGCAGGCACAATTGGCAGCAGATAAAGCCAAAGCCGATGCAGAAGCAAGAAGATTAAAATTAGAAGCAGATGCTAAAGCCAAGGCTGATGCAGAAGCTGAAGCAAAAGCGAAAGCAGCTGTTACGACACCAGCAGCGCCTCAGCAGACACCTGCACAATTAGCAGCTGATAAAGCTAAGGCCGATGCAGAAGCAAGAAGAATAAAATTAGAAGCAGAAGCTAAAGCAAAAGCTGATGCAGATGCAGCAAAAGTAAAAGCAGTTACAACGACATCTGTTCAACAAAGAACACAGGCGCAATTAGCTGCAGAAAAAGCCAAAGCTGATGCAGAAGCAGCAACAAAAGCAAGACTTGCAACGGCAGAGAAAACAAGAGCCGATGCAGAAGCTGCAAGACAAGCTCGTTTAGCTGCAGCAGAAAAAGCTAAGGCCGATGCAGAAGCTGCAAGAGCTAAATTAGTTGCTGATGCAAAAGCCAAAGCAGATGCCGCAGAAGCTAAACGTAAAGCAGATGCCAAAGCAAAAGCAGAGGCGGCTGACATGGAATCAATTCTTGCTGCAGACGCCAAAGCAAAAGCTGATTCAGATGCATTACAAGCAAGATTAGCTGCTGATGCAAAAGCAAAAACAGCAGCAGAAGCTAAAACTAAAGCTTCAATAGATGCAGCAAACAGAGCAAAATTAGCAGCCGATGCAAAAGCGAAAGCAGCAGAAGAAGCGGCTCTAAAAGAAAAATTAGCAGCTGAAGCAAAAGCAAAAGCCGATGCAGAAGCAAGACAAGCAATTATTGCAGCTGAAGCCAAAGCCAAAGCTGATGCAGAAGCATTGAAAATAAAACAAGCAGAAGAAGCAAAAGCCAAAGCGGCAGCAGAGGCTCAGGCTAAATTAGATGCTGAAGCCAAAGCCAAAGCTGATGCAGAAGCTTTACAAGCGAAATTAGCAGCCGATGCAAAAGCTAAGGCCGATGCAGAAGCATTGAAAATAAAACAAGCAGCTGAAGCAAAAGTAAAAGCAGAGGAAGAAGCTCGTCAGGCTAAGTTAGCTGCAGAAGCGAAAGCAAAAGCTGATGCAGAAGCATTACAAGCGAAATTAGCAGCTGATGCAAAAGCTAAGGCAGATGCAGAAGCTCTTCAGGCAAAACAAGCGACTGAAGCAAAAGTAAAAGCAGAGGAAGAAGCTCGTCAGGCTAAGTTAGCTGCAGAAGCGAAAGCCAAAGCTGATGCAGAAGCTTTACAAGCGAAATTAGCAGCCGATGCAAAAGCTAAGGCAGATGCAGAAGCCCTTCAGGCAAAACAAGCGGCTGAAGCGAAAGTAAAAGCAGATGAAGAAGCTCGTCAGGCTAAGTTAGCTGCAGATGCTAAAGCAAAAGCCGATGCAGAAGCATTACAAGCTAAACTAGCAGCCGATGCAAAAGCAAAAGCTGATATGGAAGCTGCTCAAGCTAAATTATTAGCAGATGCAAGAGTGAAAGCCGACGCAGAAGCTACAGCGAAAGCAAAAGCAGAAGCTGAAGCGAAAAAATTAAGAGAAGAGGAAGAAGCACGTCAGGCGAAATTAGAGGCCGATGCTAAGGCAAAAGCCGATGCAGAAGCGCTTCAGGCAAAACAAGCAGCTGAGGCGAAAGCGAAGGCAGATGAAGAGGCACGTCAGGCTAAGTTAGCTGCAGATGCAAAAGCTAAGGCAGACGCAGAAGCATTGCAAGCGAAATTAGCAGCCGATGCTAAGGCAAAAGCTGATGCAGAAGCCCTTCAGGCAAGACAAGCAGCAGAAGCAAAAGCAAAAGCAGATGAAGAGGCACGTCAGGCTAAGTTAGCTGCAGATGCAAAGGCTAAGGCCGATGCAGAAGCACTTCAAGCAAAATTAGCAGCCGATGCTAAGGCAAAAGCTGATGCAGAAGCCCTTCAGGCAAGACAAGCAGCAGAAGCAAAAGCAAAAGCAGATGAAGAGGCACGTCAGGCTAAGTTAGCTGCAGATGCAAAGGCTAAGGCCGATGCAGAAGCATTGCAAGCAAAATTAGCAGCCGATGCTAAGGCAAAAGCTGATGCAGAAGCCCTTCAGGCAAAACAAGCAGCAGAAGCAAAAGCTAAAGCAGATGAAGAGGCACGTCAGGCTAAGTTAGCAGCAGATGCAAAAGCTAAGGCCGATGCAGAAGCATTGCAAGCAAAATTAGCAGCTGATGCTAAGGCAAAAGCCGATGCAGAAGCCCTTCAGGCAAAACAAGCAGCAGAGGCGAAAGCGAAAGCAGATGCAGAAGCTCTTCAAGCAAAATTAGCAGCAGATGCAAAAGCTAAAGCTGATATGGAAGCTGCTCAAGCTAAATTATTAGCAGATGCAAAAGCAAAAGCTGATGCAGAAGCAACAGAAAGATTAAGAGCTGAAGAAGAAACAAGACAATTAAAAGAAGAAGAAGAACGTCAGGCAAGATTAGCAGCAGAAAAAGCAAAAGCTGATGCTGAGGCAGCAGCCAGAGCAGCAGCTGCAAAAGACGAAACGGCAAAAGCAATTGAAAATCTGACTCAATCTATTGAGGGTACAAGTAAAACTCAGAATGATTTATTAGACCAGTTTAAAGCAACTGTAGCAAATAAACAAAAAGACTTGAATGACTTAAAAGAAGAGAATGACTTAAGCGAAAAAGGAATTTATAGAGAGCCGAAACCGTTCAAGAGTGTTGCTGCTGAAAACAGCCAGCTGGAAGCTTTAAAAGCACAGCTTGCAGATGCCAGCCGAATTCAGAAAGATGAAATTGCCAAGCTGACGAATTTATATAACGAAAGGCTTAAAAAAGTTCCTAATAAGAATGACGCTTTAAACAAAGCTTATCTGGAAAAGATAAATCAGTTAAAAGCAGCTCAATTGAAAATGGAAATGGAAGGAGCAGCACTGTTAGCCGATTTAGAACGAATTAAAACGGAAACTGAGATTGAGAAAAAACGTAGAATTAAACGTGCAGCTTATGAAAATGATGAAGGAAGATATGCTCAGGACGTTGCCGCTCTTAAACGTATTAAGGAAACAACAAAAGTAAGCAGTACACCACTAACAGCAAGTGATTTTGATTTTGGAGAAGATCAGTCAAATATGCAGATTATCAAGAATATTAAAAATTCTGAAAGTGGTTTTTATATGATACTTGCAGTTCATAATAGTGTAGAGAAAAGGGATCAGTTCTTAACGAAAGCTGTAGCAGCAGGACTTACAGATATTAATTTCTTTTACAATGTAACAACAAGTAAGTATTATATCTATTACGAGAAATTCGACGGTTTACAAGAGGCTACAAAAGCACTTGAAGCAAAAGGATCTAAGCCATATAACGGGAAAATGGCAATCGTAAAAGTTGAGAATTAA
- the sprC gene encoding gliding motility protein SprC — MIQKTTLSFFKVFILFSIIIFTKSNSYAQAAIVPQPLDGLQKLCAGPSFNEFFATFGYVNFPAGTTFEVELSDVSGSFLTTTTATTKLEVIDINTTQQTIKFALPTNLAGSEIYGIRIKSSTGVVSARFRNSIDNASEFPAYYKSYESSFSINKRSSSAIICTGGSVTLSVDNDTPADVNSSPLNYPNLKYRWYKDDVLITGQSSASLVVNTPGSYYAEVDYGKCTEPNISSNRVTVSSVSGGSAVTIDSSLGNPFCSSGEGTVLTATNGNTYVWTKNGVELGRTRSINAKESGVYTVEVDFGGCKATGSINLSSNGFEASIDVAETTSINEGETLNVTVTTDAANPDFQWFLNGNAISGANANSYLVAVPGNYKVTISQVSGCVSSKEFNFKVTGPSKPSSVIQNIIKLGGLNPYWNIPDEYKNANTNVIILSSNGEKVLDVVNYQGDWPQTAIDFKNVNPVYYYVIKSDTGEKKGSITVIK, encoded by the coding sequence ATGATTCAAAAAACTACTTTATCTTTTTTTAAAGTTTTCATTTTATTTAGTATAATCATTTTTACTAAATCAAATTCTTATGCCCAGGCTGCGATAGTTCCGCAGCCTTTAGATGGGCTTCAAAAGCTATGTGCAGGACCTTCATTTAATGAGTTTTTTGCAACTTTTGGTTACGTAAATTTTCCAGCAGGTACAACTTTTGAAGTTGAACTTTCTGATGTTTCGGGAAGCTTTTTAACTACAACAACCGCTACAACAAAATTGGAAGTAATCGATATAAATACCACTCAGCAGACAATTAAGTTTGCACTTCCTACAAATTTGGCTGGTTCTGAGATTTACGGTATAAGAATTAAAAGTTCTACAGGAGTTGTCAGCGCAAGATTTAGAAACTCTATTGATAATGCTTCTGAATTTCCAGCATATTACAAAAGTTATGAATCTAGTTTTTCAATTAATAAAAGAAGTTCTAGTGCAATTATATGTACAGGTGGTTCAGTAACCTTATCAGTAGATAATGATACTCCTGCTGATGTCAATTCTTCTCCTTTAAATTATCCAAATCTTAAATACAGATGGTACAAAGACGATGTACTAATTACTGGACAAAGCTCAGCTTCTTTAGTAGTTAATACTCCAGGGAGTTACTATGCAGAAGTAGATTATGGAAAATGTACAGAGCCTAATATTAGTTCAAATCGTGTAACTGTTTCATCAGTAAGCGGCGGTTCTGCTGTTACAATAGATTCAAGTTTAGGTAACCCTTTTTGTTCAAGCGGAGAAGGAACGGTTTTGACTGCTACAAATGGAAACACTTATGTTTGGACAAAAAATGGAGTAGAATTAGGGAGAACTAGAAGTATTAATGCTAAGGAAAGCGGAGTTTATACTGTAGAAGTAGATTTTGGCGGCTGTAAAGCTACTGGAAGCATTAATTTAAGCAGTAATGGCTTCGAAGCAAGTATAGACGTAGCAGAAACGACTTCAATTAACGAAGGAGAAACTTTAAATGTTACTGTAACTACAGATGCAGCTAATCCAGATTTTCAATGGTTTTTAAACGGAAATGCAATTTCTGGAGCAAATGCAAATTCTTATTTGGTAGCCGTACCAGGTAATTACAAAGTAACAATTTCTCAGGTTTCAGGATGTGTATCATCAAAAGAATTTAATTTTAAAGTAACTGGACCATCAAAACCATCTTCAGTTATTCAAAACATTATAAAATTAGGAGGATTAAACCCTTATTGGAATATTCCTGATGAATATAAAAATGCAAACACCAATGTAATAATTCTCAGTTCAAATGGAGAAAAGGTTCTCGATGTAGTTAACTATCAAGGCGACTGGCCTCAAACAGCAATAGATTTTAAAAATGTAAATCCAGTATATTACTATGTCATTAAATCCGACACAGGTGAAAAAAAAGGATCAATAACCGTGATTAAATAA
- a CDS encoding DNA polymerase III subunit: MQFSQILGQDYIKSHLIKSASSGRIPHAQLFIGPEGSGTLSTAIAYAQYILCNNTGNENENGNDSCNLKFQNLSHPDLHFIYPTVTTEDVKTKPKSLDFIQDWRTFIQEMPYGGLFDWYKILGVQNKQGEIRVEDAQEVLKSLSLKSYEGGYKIMIIWMADKMNIAASNKLLKLLEEPSDKTIFILISENEEDIIQTIRSRCQVIHFNGLPEKVIAEALVSRENIDSNFAKKIAHQAQGNFNKAMHLLKEDDSEYPFEQWFVNWVRAAFRAKGNAAAIQDLISWSEEIAGLGRESQKKFIQFCIEMFRQALLLNYQTPSLVYIEPKVDKFKLENFAPFVNGNNIHEIFKELSDAMYHIERNGNAKIILTDLSIKLTRLIHKK, from the coding sequence ATGCAATTTTCTCAAATTTTAGGTCAGGATTATATCAAAAGCCACTTAATAAAAAGTGCATCTTCCGGACGAATTCCGCATGCACAATTATTCATTGGACCCGAAGGAAGCGGTACACTTTCTACTGCAATTGCCTATGCGCAATATATTTTATGCAATAATACCGGAAACGAAAATGAAAACGGAAACGACTCCTGTAATTTAAAGTTTCAAAATCTTTCGCATCCCGACCTGCATTTTATTTACCCAACAGTTACTACCGAAGATGTAAAAACCAAACCAAAAAGTTTAGACTTTATTCAGGATTGGCGAACATTTATTCAGGAAATGCCTTACGGCGGTTTATTTGACTGGTATAAAATTCTGGGCGTTCAAAACAAGCAGGGCGAAATCAGAGTCGAAGATGCACAGGAAGTTTTAAAGTCACTTTCGCTAAAGTCGTATGAAGGCGGTTATAAAATCATGATTATCTGGATGGCAGATAAAATGAATATTGCAGCTTCAAACAAACTTTTAAAGCTTCTTGAAGAACCATCAGATAAAACCATTTTTATTCTGATTTCTGAAAATGAAGAAGATATTATACAAACCATACGTTCTCGCTGTCAGGTAATTCACTTTAACGGACTTCCGGAAAAAGTTATTGCCGAAGCATTGGTTTCCAGAGAAAATATCGATTCTAATTTCGCTAAAAAAATCGCTCATCAGGCACAGGGAAATTTCAATAAAGCAATGCATTTGTTAAAAGAAGATGATTCTGAATATCCTTTTGAACAGTGGTTTGTCAATTGGGTCCGCGCTGCTTTTAGAGCAAAAGGAAATGCAGCGGCAATTCAGGATTTAATTTCATGGAGCGAAGAAATTGCTGGACTTGGACGTGAAAGCCAGAAAAAGTTTATTCAGTTCTGTATCGAAATGTTCAGACAGGCACTTTTACTGAATTATCAAACGCCAAGTTTAGTTTACATAGAACCAAAAGTCGACAAATTTAAACTCGAAAATTTTGCTCCTTTTGTAAACGGAAATAACATTCACGAAATTTTCAAAGAACTTTCAGATGCCATGTATCACATTGAAAGAAACGGAAATGCAAAAATAATCCTAACCGATTTATCTATAAAACTGACTCGTTTAATTCATAAAAAATAG
- a CDS encoding acyl-CoA thioesterase codes for MNPKHPSESLTILTDLVLPSETNPLNNLFGGELLARMDRAASIAARRHSRRIVVTASVNHVAFNRAISLGSVVTVEAKVSRSFKSSMEVFIDVWVEDRESGNRTKANEAIYTFVAVDDTGRPVEVPPIVPETEIEIQRFDAALRRKQLSLLLAGKIKPSDATELKALFL; via the coding sequence ATGAATCCAAAACATCCTTCAGAGTCCCTAACTATATTAACTGATTTAGTTTTACCGAGCGAGACTAATCCTTTAAACAATCTTTTCGGAGGCGAATTATTAGCCCGAATGGATCGTGCAGCAAGTATTGCAGCACGCAGACATTCCCGCCGAATTGTAGTTACGGCATCTGTAAATCACGTGGCTTTTAACAGAGCCATTTCGCTTGGAAGCGTAGTTACTGTCGAAGCAAAAGTTTCAAGATCCTTCAAAAGTTCAATGGAAGTTTTTATAGACGTTTGGGTAGAAGACCGCGAATCTGGAAACAGAACAAAAGCAAACGAAGCAATTTATACTTTTGTAGCTGTAGATGATACCGGAAGACCTGTCGAAGTACCGCCAATTGTACCGGAAACAGAAATTGAAATACAGCGTTTTGACGCTGCTCTGCGTCGTAAACAGCTGAGTTTACTGCTTGCCGGAAAAATAAAACCTTCTGATGCAACAGAATTAAAAGCTTTATTTTTATAG
- the recA gene encoding recombinase RecA: protein MSSDKEAKLKALQLTLDKLDKTYGKGTVMKMGDRAIVEVETISSGSLGVDLALGVNGYPKGRIIEIYGPESSGKTTLTLHAIAEAQKAGGIAAFIDAEHAFDRNYAEKLNVDIENLIISQPDNGEQALEIAENLIRSGAIDIVVIDSVAALTPKSEIEGEMGDSKMGLHARLMSQALRKLTGTISKTNCTVFFINQLREKIGVMFGNPETTTGGNALKFYASVRLDIRRSAQIKDGENVIGNRTKVKIVKNKVAPPFKTAEFDIMYGEGVSKTGEILDLAVEFDIVKKAGSWFSYGDTKLGQGRDAVKALIKDNPELADELEEKIKAHMKELANA from the coding sequence ATGAGTTCAGACAAAGAAGCCAAATTAAAAGCGTTACAACTAACGCTTGATAAACTTGACAAAACCTACGGAAAAGGAACCGTAATGAAAATGGGCGACAGAGCCATTGTGGAGGTAGAAACGATTTCTTCTGGCTCACTTGGTGTTGATTTAGCTCTTGGGGTAAATGGATATCCAAAAGGAAGAATTATTGAAATATACGGGCCGGAATCATCTGGTAAAACCACATTGACATTACATGCTATTGCCGAAGCACAAAAAGCGGGTGGAATTGCAGCATTTATTGATGCTGAGCATGCATTTGACAGAAACTATGCTGAAAAATTAAATGTTGATATCGAGAACTTAATTATATCACAGCCAGACAATGGTGAGCAAGCTTTAGAAATTGCCGAAAACCTAATTCGTTCTGGAGCTATAGACATTGTTGTAATTGACTCTGTAGCTGCATTGACACCAAAAAGCGAGATTGAAGGTGAAATGGGAGATTCTAAAATGGGTCTTCATGCACGTTTAATGTCTCAAGCTTTAAGAAAACTTACCGGAACTATCAGTAAAACAAATTGTACTGTTTTCTTTATTAACCAGCTGCGTGAAAAAATTGGTGTTATGTTTGGGAATCCTGAAACAACAACCGGAGGTAATGCATTGAAATTCTACGCTTCTGTACGTTTAGATATTCGTCGTTCTGCTCAAATTAAAGACGGTGAAAACGTAATTGGTAACAGAACTAAAGTAAAAATCGTTAAAAACAAAGTGGCACCGCCTTTTAAAACAGCCGAGTTCGACATTATGTACGGAGAAGGAGTTTCTAAAACCGGTGAAATTCTTGACTTAGCGGTTGAATTTGATATCGTTAAAAAAGCAGGATCTTGGTTTAGCTATGGCGATACAAAATTAGGTCAAGGACGTGATGCTGTAAAAGCTCTAATTAAAGATAATCCAGAATTAGCTGACGAATTAGAAGAAAAAATAAAAGCTCATATGAAAGAATTAGCAAACGCTTAA
- a CDS encoding lysophospholipid acyltransferase family protein — translation MKILKIAFWIIWRVWFYVLMAVPILIMLPLLLISIISERGYPYFFKMARIWAKFILYGMGFYYKVKREQKLIKGKSYMIVANHTSMTDIMLMLAIIKNPFVFVGKKELVKIPLFGFFYKRTCILVDRNSSKSKNEVFKRAQSRLNQGLSICIFPEGGVPDDESILLDEFKDGAFRLAIDHQIPIVPIVFPDNKDRFPYRFLSGSLGKMRSKILPFVETSGLASDNRKELRDTVREMIYKGLLEFKKKDLKE, via the coding sequence ATGAAAATATTGAAAATTGCTTTTTGGATTATCTGGCGCGTTTGGTTTTACGTTTTAATGGCGGTTCCAATACTTATTATGCTGCCGTTACTGCTTATTTCTATCATCTCTGAGAGAGGATATCCATATTTCTTTAAAATGGCCCGCATTTGGGCTAAATTCATTCTGTACGGAATGGGTTTTTATTATAAAGTAAAACGCGAACAAAAACTGATCAAGGGAAAAAGCTACATGATCGTTGCCAATCATACATCAATGACTGACATTATGCTGATGCTGGCAATTATTAAAAATCCGTTTGTTTTTGTTGGAAAAAAAGAACTTGTAAAGATTCCGTTGTTTGGATTTTTCTATAAAAGAACCTGTATTTTGGTTGACAGAAATTCATCAAAAAGTAAAAATGAGGTTTTTAAAAGGGCTCAAAGCCGTTTAAATCAAGGTTTAAGTATTTGTATTTTTCCTGAAGGCGGCGTTCCGGATGATGAATCGATTTTGCTGGATGAGTTTAAAGATGGTGCTTTCAGACTTGCCATAGACCATCAAATTCCAATTGTGCCTATTGTATTTCCTGATAATAAAGACCGTTTTCCTTATAGGTTTTTAAGCGGCAGTCTTGGAAAAATGCGCAGCAAAATTCTGCCTTTCGTAGAGACAAGCGGACTTGCATCTGATAACAGAAAAGAGCTTAGAGATACAGTCAGAGAAATGATTTATAAAGGTTTACTCGAATTTAAAAAGAAAGATTTAAAAGAGTAA
- the trpS gene encoding tryptophan--tRNA ligase — translation MAKILTGVQSTGTPHLGNLLGAIIPAIELSNNPANESFLFIADLHSITQIKDGKTLRENTFSVAAAWLAFGLDIDRVTFYRQSDVVQTTELTWYLSCFFPFQRLTLAHSFKDKADRLDDVNAGLFTYPMLMAADILLYDAEFVPVGKDQLQHIEITRDVASRFNHQMGETFVLPEAKIQEDSKLIPGTNGGKMSKSANNYINIFLDDKALRKQIMSIETDSTPLEAPKNPDTCNAFAIYSLMADEAQIAEMRANYLGGNYGYGHAKQAIFELITEKFKTERERYNYYINNLDEVDALLKKGAAKASAVADGVLQRVREKLGFGK, via the coding sequence ATGGCAAAAATACTTACTGGTGTTCAGAGTACTGGAACGCCTCACTTAGGAAATCTATTGGGAGCTATCATCCCTGCAATTGAGTTATCGAATAATCCGGCAAACGAATCATTTTTGTTTATTGCTGATTTACATTCGATTACACAAATCAAAGATGGTAAAACATTAAGAGAAAATACCTTTAGTGTGGCTGCTGCATGGCTTGCTTTTGGATTAGATATTGACCGTGTAACTTTTTACAGACAGTCAGATGTAGTTCAAACAACTGAATTAACCTGGTATTTAAGCTGCTTTTTCCCGTTTCAGCGTTTAACTTTGGCACATTCTTTCAAAGACAAAGCCGATCGTTTAGACGATGTTAACGCCGGACTTTTTACTTATCCAATGTTGATGGCTGCTGATATTTTATTGTATGATGCAGAATTTGTTCCTGTTGGAAAAGATCAATTACAGCATATAGAAATTACCCGTGATGTAGCCTCAAGATTCAACCACCAAATGGGTGAAACTTTTGTACTTCCAGAAGCTAAAATTCAGGAAGACAGCAAATTGATTCCAGGAACAAATGGAGGAAAAATGAGTAAATCTGCTAATAATTACATCAACATTTTCCTTGATGATAAAGCTTTGCGCAAACAGATTATGAGCATTGAAACGGATAGTACACCGCTTGAAGCTCCAAAAAATCCTGATACCTGCAATGCTTTTGCTATTTATTCTTTAATGGCAGATGAAGCTCAAATTGCAGAAATGAGAGCGAATTATTTAGGCGGAAATTATGGTTATGGCCACGCAAAACAAGCTATTTTTGAATTGATTACAGAAAAATTCAAAACAGAAAGAGAAAGATATAATTACTATATAAACAATCTTGATGAAGTTGATGCCTTATTGAAAAAAGGTGCTGCCAAAGCTTCTGCAGTTGCTGACGGAGTTCTGCAAAGAGTTCGTGAGAAACTAGGATTTGGAAAATAA